A window of Photobacterium sp. GJ3 contains these coding sequences:
- a CDS encoding ATP-binding cassette domain-containing protein: MFMIDIQCLSKTYLIKKSVSLFSSETIEITGISDVNLQVNQGEVIGIVGNNGAGKSTLLKCIAGLIHPTCGTITVMGYNPHEKSKNFLSEISFISGRRDSLLWDLPVIDSFKLHCHVYHIHKPLINTRIEQALEAFDLKTLIQRQTKTLSLGERMRIELAKATLHDPEIFILDEPTLGLDLKSQTRLRNYIKNLSSQRNRTILISSHNMDDIKSLSSRIVEIDGGQLKELRRGLEEYTQKYVNMKEA; this comes from the coding sequence ATGTTCATGATTGATATCCAATGTCTGAGCAAGACATACCTCATAAAAAAAAGCGTCTCTCTATTCTCATCAGAGACGATTGAAATCACTGGAATCAGTGATGTTAACTTGCAAGTAAATCAAGGGGAGGTTATTGGTATCGTTGGAAATAACGGTGCAGGAAAATCCACCCTTCTTAAGTGCATTGCAGGTCTGATTCATCCGACCTGCGGAACAATAACCGTGATGGGATATAATCCTCATGAAAAGTCTAAGAATTTCCTCTCTGAAATATCGTTTATCTCTGGAAGACGGGATTCTCTGCTGTGGGACCTGCCTGTTATTGATTCTTTTAAGCTTCATTGCCATGTATACCATATCCACAAACCATTGATAAATACACGTATTGAGCAAGCCCTTGAAGCGTTTGATCTAAAGACGCTCATCCAGCGGCAAACGAAGACCCTTAGTCTTGGGGAGCGAATGCGAATCGAACTGGCTAAGGCCACTCTGCATGACCCTGAAATTTTTATCTTGGATGAACCAACACTTGGCTTAGATTTGAAGTCTCAAACGCGTTTACGAAATTATATCAAAAACCTTTCGAGTCAACGTAACCGTACCATTTTAATCTCATCTCATAATATGGATGATATCAAAAGCCTATCTTCCCGCATCGTCGAGATTGATGGTGGCCAACTCAAAGAATTACGCCGTGGTTTGGAAGAATACACTCAAAAGTACGTAAACATGAAGGAGGCATAA
- a CDS encoding ATP-dependent Lon protease: MIVSPLNVSMPTLAPSVNPMTEQAARDNKVRSKVRPASASLESGSEPSLKGDEKQMKRPGWDPSEHPGYESLDQPVSRGYGYQQDFEQLVLALSADSYMKDVSELGYSMHIRLPRALLEELAQISNMERIRSVIRYKYAQSTVPNPPTEMLKIV; the protein is encoded by the coding sequence ATGATCGTGTCGCCCTTGAATGTCAGTATGCCAACACTGGCACCCTCGGTGAATCCGATGACCGAGCAGGCTGCCCGTGATAATAAAGTGCGCAGCAAAGTTCGTCCGGCCAGTGCCAGCCTGGAATCGGGCAGCGAACCATCCCTGAAAGGTGATGAAAAGCAGATGAAACGTCCGGGCTGGGATCCCAGTGAACATCCGGGCTACGAGTCTCTTGATCAGCCGGTGTCGCGTGGTTACGGCTATCAGCAGGATTTTGAACAGCTGGTGCTGGCGTTGTCTGCCGACAGTTACATGAAGGATGTCAGTGAACTTGGCTATAGCATGCACATCCGTTTACCCCGAGCATTACTGGAAGAGCTGGCACAAATCAGCAATATGGAACGAATTCGCAGTGTGATCCGCTATAAATATGCCCAGTCCACCGTCCCGAACCCGCCCACCGAAATGCTGAAGATTGTTTGA
- a CDS encoding ABC-2 family transporter protein, which translates to MAHYFPMILLHCKEIFFLKINYLSYLSYGLFPLLMFAASSSIFPDMPSMSLYYLSIFITSQLVNGWTSTVVATEIMTGKIGNRLLYPVNYRLQHALFRVASVMTVIPVIAVVIIPLILLGKMPEFASENLPIWFLSIIISIVIQFQISMILGWITTWSERSRNVTMLWFSLLQILSGVMFPLSYFPKAILEALFYTPFPYFFYIPTVILIEGDHHLLLPQLICLGDV; encoded by the coding sequence GTGGCTCATTATTTCCCAATGATACTTCTTCACTGCAAGGAGATATTTTTCCTTAAGATTAACTATCTATCTTACTTGTCATATGGCTTGTTTCCTTTGCTGATGTTTGCTGCTTCATCCAGCATTTTCCCTGATATGCCCTCGATGAGTCTGTATTACTTATCAATTTTCATAACGTCTCAGTTAGTGAATGGATGGACATCCACGGTTGTTGCGACAGAAATAATGACGGGAAAAATTGGTAACCGCCTTTTGTATCCCGTGAATTACAGATTGCAGCACGCTCTATTTCGTGTGGCTTCAGTGATGACAGTCATCCCTGTCATTGCAGTGGTGATAATCCCACTTATATTGCTTGGGAAGATGCCTGAGTTTGCATCGGAGAACCTCCCTATATGGTTTTTATCAATAATTATATCTATTGTGATTCAATTTCAAATATCCATGATATTGGGATGGATAACGACTTGGAGTGAACGATCTCGCAACGTGACTATGCTTTGGTTTTCATTACTGCAGATCTTATCTGGAGTCATGTTCCCATTGAGTTATTTCCCTAAAGCGATATTAGAAGCGCTATTCTATACGCCTTTCCCTTATTTCTTTTATATTCCGACTGTCATATTGATTGAAGGCGATCACCATCTACTATTACCACAGCTGATTTGTCTTGGGGATGTATGA
- a CDS encoding IS4 family transposase — MTIISLKKQLVQFFDASFLEKTARKCGFTQRARAIQPQQLVLSLLAALSKGNCHAIADLHRQFNGMCLSEKQNVAYKPFHNQLRKDSFADFMKELVKFAIVQLFQKSSRSMPANLSHFDDVILQDGSSFRVHDGLREVFPSRFKNYPAAIECHMTMSLFDQSPKTMTVTADTASERTYLPTPGNLEKKLLLADAGYVDFSYFEQLSRHNGHFIVRGGKSLNPTIVSAHNGNGRRLPRLIDMKLKDISRKTNRSEVLDLRCKRGKYEFRVVRRWFAEEKRFCLWLTNLPTSQFSADDIMALYRCRWQIELLFKELKSHTNWRRFVTAQKAIAEGLIWASLLALIVRRSIAITSLPSVSVLKAAKNVDVWLLPILESLMHQARSEISGRLEWAMVYISMNARKAAQRKSKKDRTLDGIYEKLNA, encoded by the coding sequence ATGACGATTATCTCTTTAAAAAAGCAACTGGTGCAATTCTTCGATGCCAGTTTTCTCGAAAAAACTGCAAGAAAGTGTGGTTTTACTCAGCGGGCCAGAGCAATTCAGCCTCAACAATTGGTACTCAGCCTTCTCGCGGCTTTGAGCAAGGGCAATTGCCACGCCATTGCCGACCTTCATCGCCAGTTCAACGGGATGTGTCTGAGTGAAAAGCAAAATGTGGCTTATAAGCCTTTTCATAACCAGTTGCGAAAAGATAGTTTTGCCGACTTTATGAAAGAGCTGGTCAAATTTGCAATAGTTCAGCTGTTCCAGAAGAGTTCGCGTTCAATGCCAGCAAATTTATCTCATTTCGACGATGTTATTCTGCAGGATGGCAGTTCTTTTCGAGTTCACGACGGACTTCGTGAGGTTTTTCCAAGCCGCTTCAAAAACTATCCTGCTGCGATTGAATGTCATATGACCATGTCGCTGTTTGACCAGTCACCAAAAACGATGACAGTAACGGCAGATACAGCATCTGAGCGGACGTACTTGCCCACACCTGGCAACCTAGAGAAAAAATTGCTTTTAGCCGATGCTGGCTATGTGGATTTTAGCTATTTCGAGCAACTTTCTCGTCATAACGGCCATTTTATCGTCCGTGGCGGTAAATCACTGAACCCAACAATTGTTAGTGCCCACAATGGCAATGGTCGGCGTTTACCAAGATTAATAGATATGAAACTCAAGGATATTAGCCGAAAAACTAACCGCTCCGAAGTTCTTGACCTGAGATGCAAGCGAGGAAAGTACGAGTTCCGGGTGGTGCGTCGATGGTTCGCTGAAGAAAAGCGTTTTTGTCTGTGGTTGACAAACTTGCCGACATCACAATTTTCAGCAGACGATATCATGGCGCTCTATCGGTGCCGATGGCAAATTGAGTTGCTATTCAAGGAGTTAAAGTCGCATACGAATTGGCGTCGTTTTGTAACGGCACAAAAAGCCATTGCTGAGGGGCTGATTTGGGCCAGTTTGCTAGCGCTGATTGTTCGGCGAAGTATTGCCATAACCAGCCTGCCGTCAGTATCTGTATTAAAAGCGGCAAAAAATGTTGATGTTTGGCTACTTCCAATATTGGAAAGCTTGATGCACCAAGCAAGGTCTGAAATATCAGGGCGACTGGAATGGGCTATGGTATATATATCAATGAATGCTCGCAAAGCAGCTCAGAGAAAATCCAAGAAAGACAGAACCTTAGATGGAATTTATGAAAAGCTTAATGCTTAA
- a CDS encoding ABC-2 family transporter protein: MSIKDYKLDFCFSLLYAVIETCGILFLISFIMNTQTLTTQVSHIDILLFVGIYRLTHGLVFSLFMDRVLSLANTVRSGELDSFLTVPRNAESYYFLGDPNSRGLPSLFIGLILIALSQYEMNLLTFSHIIFCQMIAVWFIYNIFVSIAALLANVINSGPLNAIFTNYFSMVQISYMGITGNSITALLFLPFTLVCWFPYQLITTGNLSVYSYLLMMLVTSIFLRKWTWHHLLKHYNSANA; the protein is encoded by the coding sequence ATGAGCATCAAAGACTATAAACTTGATTTTTGTTTTTCTTTACTATACGCAGTCATTGAAACTTGTGGGATTTTATTCTTAATCAGTTTTATCATGAATACCCAGACATTGACGACCCAAGTAAGCCATATTGACATTTTACTTTTCGTTGGGATATACCGGTTAACTCACGGGTTAGTCTTTTCATTATTTATGGATAGAGTTTTATCACTGGCGAACACCGTAAGATCAGGCGAGCTTGATTCTTTTTTAACCGTCCCCAGAAATGCAGAGTCTTATTACTTTTTAGGTGACCCAAATTCTCGTGGGCTACCGAGCCTCTTTATCGGACTGATACTGATCGCGTTATCACAATATGAAATGAACTTACTCACTTTTTCTCATATCATATTCTGTCAAATGATAGCGGTTTGGTTCATTTACAACATATTTGTCTCCATAGCTGCACTTCTAGCAAATGTCATCAATTCAGGTCCACTGAACGCTATTTTCACCAATTACTTTAGCATGGTGCAGATAAGCTACATGGGGATAACAGGAAACAGTATTACAGCATTGCTCTTCCTCCCGTTCACCTTAGTGTGCTGGTTTCCCTATCAACTCATCACAACAGGTAACCTATCTGTTTATAGTTACCTGTTGATGATGCTTGTCACATCTATCTTTTTACGGAAGTGGACATGGCATCATCTACTGAAGCATTACAATAGTGCAAATGCATAA
- the bioH gene encoding pimeloyl-ACP methyl ester esterase BioH encodes MAASVYWQTFGPESGQGSDLVLIHGWGMNGAVWQHLIPQLSALYRVHVVDMPGYGHSADVAADSVSAMAQAILADAPAQAVWLGWSLGGLVAKQASLLAPDRISKLITVASSPCFAANGRWRGIQPQVLRDFQQQLRDDFALTVERFMALQAMGSPTARQDIKLLKQAVLSRPQPTPSALTAGLEMLADVDLREALSRIRQPWLRMYGRLDGLVPAKVAADMDQLAPDSHKMVFTKASHAPFISHPEDFLHTLKAFMAEGRIPAPATTLV; translated from the coding sequence ATGGCGGCGTCGGTTTACTGGCAAACATTTGGCCCGGAGTCGGGGCAGGGTTCCGATCTGGTTCTCATTCATGGCTGGGGCATGAATGGCGCGGTCTGGCAGCACCTGATCCCACAGCTCAGTGCGCTGTACCGGGTTCATGTGGTCGATATGCCGGGTTATGGCCACAGTGCTGATGTGGCAGCGGACTCAGTATCTGCCATGGCACAGGCCATTCTGGCTGACGCACCGGCGCAGGCCGTCTGGCTTGGCTGGTCTCTGGGCGGGCTGGTTGCCAAACAAGCGTCACTGCTGGCCCCGGATCGCATCAGTAAACTCATCACGGTGGCGAGCTCTCCCTGTTTTGCTGCCAATGGCCGCTGGCGTGGCATTCAGCCACAAGTGCTGCGTGATTTCCAGCAACAGCTGCGTGACGACTTTGCTTTAACGGTGGAGCGTTTCATGGCGCTCCAGGCCATGGGCAGCCCAACGGCAAGGCAGGATATCAAGCTGCTCAAACAGGCCGTTCTGTCACGACCCCAGCCGACACCGTCTGCACTAACTGCAGGGTTGGAGATGCTGGCGGACGTTGATCTGCGTGAGGCACTGAGCAGGATTCGCCAGCCCTGGCTGCGGATGTATGGCCGACTGGATGGGCTGGTGCCCGCCAAAGTGGCTGCAGACATGGATCAGCTGGCGCCGGATTCTCATAAAATGGTCTTCACCAAGGCGTCTCATGCGCCCTTTATTTCTCATCCGGAGGACTTTCTGCATACGCTGAAAGCCTTTATGGCGGAGGGAAGGATTCCAGCGCCAGCGACCACTCTGGTATAA
- a CDS encoding Tex family protein, which yields MTASIHHLIASELNVKTQQVAAAVALLDDGNTVPFIARYRKEVTDGLDDTQLRNLESRLGYLRELEDRRQVILKSITEQDKLTPALEAEILSADSKTRLEDLYLPYKPKRRTKGQIAIEAGLEPLADLLWSQPGNDPETAAASYVSADKGVADTKAALDGARAILMERFAEDAALLDKIRRHLQSNAELTARVVEGKAQEGAKFKDYFEHNEKLSQVPSHRALAMFRGRNEGVLQLALNADPNQEEGVRGSYCEVMIADHYGVNLGSQPADSWRKQVISWAWRIKILMHMETELMAALREKAEDGAMQVFADNLKDLLMAAPAGPRMTLALDPGLRTGCKVAVVDSTGKLVDTATIYPHQPQKQVAQSAATVLALITKHNVDLIAIGNGTASRETDSFVAQLLKDNHLKIQSVMVSEAGASVYSASELAANEFPNLDVSLRGAVSIGRRLQDPLAELVKIDPKSIGVGQYQHDVSQSNLAKRLDAVVEDCVNAVGVDVNTASPALLTRVAGLSAAIASNIVAYRDEHGRFESRTTLKKVSRLGPKAFEQCAGFLRIMQGKNPLDASAVHPESYDVVKSIAAKNNKPLDALIGNSEFLRGLKASDYTTEDVGLPTVTDIISELDKPGRDPRPEFKTATFAEGIHEVKDLVPGMVLEGVITNVTNFGAFVDVGVHQDGLVHISALSDKFVSDPREVVKAGDVVKVKVMEVDLQRKRIGMSMRLSDEPGQEAERKPKGGARPNDQRRTPRQPRENQPGNSAMGGAFAAAFAKAKK from the coding sequence GCTACCTGCGCGAGCTGGAAGACCGCCGTCAGGTGATCCTCAAATCCATCACGGAGCAGGATAAACTCACACCGGCCCTGGAAGCCGAAATCTTATCCGCCGACAGCAAAACACGGCTGGAAGATCTGTACCTGCCGTACAAACCCAAGCGCCGCACCAAAGGTCAGATCGCGATTGAAGCCGGTCTGGAACCGCTCGCGGATCTGCTGTGGTCACAACCAGGCAACGATCCGGAAACCGCTGCCGCAAGCTATGTGTCTGCCGACAAAGGTGTGGCCGATACCAAAGCGGCACTGGATGGCGCGCGTGCGATTTTAATGGAACGTTTTGCCGAAGACGCCGCCCTGCTGGATAAAATCCGCCGCCACTTGCAATCCAATGCCGAGCTGACCGCGCGCGTGGTGGAAGGTAAAGCGCAGGAAGGCGCGAAGTTCAAAGACTACTTCGAGCACAATGAAAAACTGTCTCAGGTGCCGTCGCACCGGGCGCTGGCCATGTTCCGTGGCCGTAATGAAGGTGTGCTGCAACTGGCACTGAATGCGGATCCAAATCAGGAAGAAGGCGTTCGTGGCTCTTACTGTGAAGTCATGATTGCCGATCACTATGGCGTCAATCTGGGCAGCCAGCCAGCCGACAGCTGGCGCAAGCAGGTGATCAGCTGGGCCTGGCGTATCAAGATTCTGATGCACATGGAAACCGAGCTGATGGCCGCCCTGCGTGAGAAAGCCGAAGACGGCGCCATGCAGGTATTTGCCGATAACCTAAAAGATCTGCTGATGGCCGCCCCTGCCGGTCCGCGCATGACACTGGCGCTCGATCCGGGCCTGCGTACCGGGTGCAAAGTCGCTGTCGTTGACAGCACGGGTAAGCTGGTTGATACCGCCACCATTTATCCGCACCAGCCGCAGAAGCAGGTGGCTCAGTCGGCCGCGACGGTGCTGGCGCTGATCACCAAACACAATGTCGATCTGATTGCGATCGGGAACGGAACTGCTTCACGTGAAACCGACAGCTTTGTCGCCCAGCTTCTGAAAGACAACCATCTGAAGATTCAGAGCGTCATGGTCAGTGAAGCGGGCGCATCGGTGTATTCCGCATCTGAACTGGCGGCCAACGAATTCCCGAATCTGGATGTATCGCTGCGTGGCGCAGTTTCCATTGGCCGTCGCTTGCAGGATCCGCTGGCCGAGCTGGTGAAAATCGATCCGAAATCTATCGGTGTGGGCCAGTATCAGCACGATGTCAGCCAGAGTAATCTGGCGAAACGTCTGGATGCCGTGGTCGAGGACTGTGTGAACGCCGTTGGTGTGGATGTGAATACCGCCTCACCGGCACTGTTAACCCGCGTTGCAGGTCTGTCGGCCGCCATTGCCAGCAATATTGTGGCTTACCGTGACGAGCACGGCCGGTTTGAATCGCGCACCACACTGAAAAAAGTCTCCCGTCTGGGCCCCAAAGCTTTTGAGCAGTGTGCTGGTTTCCTTCGGATCATGCAGGGGAAAAACCCGCTGGATGCCTCTGCGGTTCACCCGGAATCATATGATGTCGTTAAAAGCATTGCCGCGAAAAACAACAAGCCGCTGGATGCTCTGATTGGCAACAGTGAATTCCTGCGCGGTCTGAAAGCATCCGACTACACCACCGAAGACGTTGGCCTGCCAACGGTGACCGACATTATTAGCGAGCTAGACAAACCGGGCCGCGATCCGCGTCCTGAATTCAAGACCGCAACGTTTGCCGAAGGCATTCATGAAGTGAAAGATCTGGTGCCGGGCATGGTGCTGGAAGGCGTGATCACCAATGTGACCAACTTCGGCGCCTTTGTTGATGTCGGTGTGCATCAGGATGGTCTGGTCCACATTTCTGCGCTGTCGGACAAGTTTGTTTCAGATCCGCGCGAAGTTGTGAAAGCTGGTGATGTGGTGAAAGTGAAAGTGATGGAAGTCGACTTGCAGCGTAAGCGCATTGGCATGTCGATGCGCCTGAGCGATGAACCGGGTCAGGAAGCCGAGCGCAAGCCGAAAGGTGGTGCCCGTCCAAACGACCAGCGTCGCACGCCCCGCCAGCCGCGCGAGAATCAGCCAGGTAACAGTGCTATGGGTGGCGCCTTTGCCGCGGCATTTGCCAAAGCGAAAAAGTAA